One genomic window of Anthonomus grandis grandis chromosome 3, icAntGran1.3, whole genome shotgun sequence includes the following:
- the LOC126734157 gene encoding beta-galactosidase-1-like protein 3, with translation MTGITAPGNTTLPTLYEYYTSGGIQSGLNADQSCFTLNGKNITLYSGAMHYFRTPKQLWRDRLRKMRAAGLNAVETYVPWNLHEPTPGTFDFGHGGTDMEDFLDIETFLKTAQEEDLLAILRPGPYICAEWEFGGFPSWLLRENNIKFRTNDEKYMGPVKRFFNALLPILAALQFINGGPIISFQIENEYASTQTDTFVTDKDYLRNLRQVYLDNNITSLLTTADGVYKFGDIGTIPELFLVTANFGGDPITSFNALESIQPGRPKMAMEYYPGWFDHWSEEHHTRSTTDLSNSLIQILSYPGSFNIYMFHGGTNFGFLNGANVDNDLTDNSGFQPVTTSYDYDGPLTEAGDYSDKYAVVKAVLDISAQPKTKLPEMPELTSRVAFGNISLIGYISLKDLIDTQDTKLVYQTPTAMELININNNSGQSYGYITYRKENLSLKANATLLIEGHVCDSVLVLVNGKQISPSLKTIEDLNNFGFYRMNNSQIVLTDVNLKNVTIDLIVENWSRLNYGQLTQYYQFKGIWQGNILIDDEVVESWQHIPLEFKKSWTTRLEGWKDVSSSSNEPGLYKAQINITTPTDTYIDMRQWTKGIVIVNGFVLGRFARIGPQQCLYWPAPLMKQGFNEIIIFEHFEASNEISFSKDQIFKTVYRKKN, from the exons ATGACGGGTATAACGGCACCGGGAAATACCACTCTGCCAACGCTATATGAGTATTATACATCTGGAGGCATCCAATCGGGTTTGAACGCAGATCAAAGCTGTTTCAccttaaatggaaaaaatatcaCTTTGTATTCTGGTGCTATGCATTACTTTCGCACTCCAAAACAGCTATGGAGGGACAGGTTAAGGAAAATGAGAGCTGCCGGATTGAACGCTGTTGAAACCTATGTACCCTGGAATTTGCACGAACCTACTCCag gtaCGTTTGACTTTGGACATGGAGGAACAGACATGGAAGACTTTTTGGATATAGAAACCTTTTTAAAAACAGCTCAAGAGGAAGACCTTTTAGCGATTTTACGTCCGGGTCCTTACATATGCGCCGAGTGGGAGTTCGGAGGATTTCCTAGTTGGTTACTGcgagaaaataatataaagtttcGTACTAATGATGAAAAATATATGGGTCCAGTTAAAAG GTTTTTCAATGCTCTTCTGCCAATACTTGCCGCCTTACAGTTTATCAACGGGGGTCCAATTATAAGTTTTCAAATAGAGAATGAATATGCCAGTACCCAAACAGATACTTTTGTTACTGACAAAGACTATCTAAGAAATCTTAGACAGGTTTATTTGGACAATAATATTACTTCATTGCTGACCACAGCTGATGGAGTTTATAAGTTTGGAGACATAGGGACTATACCGGAGTTGTTCTTGGTAACAGCTAATTTTGGAG GTGATCCAATTACATCGTTTAATGCTCTCGAGTCAATACAGCCAGGAAGGCCTAAGATGGCAATGGAATATTACCCAGGTTGGTTTGACCATTGGAGTGAAGAGCACCATACAAGGTCCACAACAGATTTATCCAATAGTTTAATACAGATCCTCTCTTATCCAGgatcttttaatatttacatgttTCATGGGGGAACAAATTTTGGATTTCTAAATGGGGCCAATGTTGATAATGATCTAACTGATAATAGTGGATTTCAACCTG TTACTACAAGTTATGACTATGATGGACCCTTAACTGAGGCAGGGGATTACTCCGACAAATATGCAGTAGTTAAGGCAGTATTAGACATTTCCGCTCAGCCAAAAACTAAGCTACCCGAGATGCCAGAACTTACTAGTAGAGTAGCTTTCGGTAATATATCACTCATTGGATATATTTCCCTGAAAGACCTTATAG ATACACAAGATACTAAACTAGTTTATCAGACCCCAACAGCTATGGaactaattaatattaacaACAATAGTGGGCAAAGTTATGGCTATATTACTTAtcgaaaagaaaatttaagcCTTAAAGCTAACGCTACGTTATTAATTGAGGGTCATGTTTGTGATTCCGTTTTG GTTTTAGTAAATGGGAAACAAATATCACCGTCACTGAAGACCATAGAAGACTTAAACAACTTTGGATTCTACAGAATGAACAATTCTCAAATCGTGCTTACAGATGTCAATCTCAAAAATGTCACTATTGATTTAATAGTTGAAAACTGGAGCAGACTTAACTATGGGCAGCTCACGCAGTATTATCAATTTAAGG gaatcTGGCagggaaatattttaattgatgaTGAAGTAGTTGAAAGTTGGCAACATATCCCTTTAGAATTCAAGAAAAGTTGGACTACACGTCTGGAAGGATGGAAAGACGTATCTTCGAGCTCCAATGAGCCAGGACTATATAAAG ctcAAATCAATATTACAACTCCAACCGATACATATATCGATATGAGGCAATGGACTAAAGGGATTGTGATAGTCAATGGATTTGTATTAGGCCGATTTGCTCGAATCGGCCCACAGCAATGCCTTTACTGGCCAGCTCCTTTGATGAAGCAAggatttaatgaaataataatttttgagcattTTGAGGCGTCTAATGAAATTAGTTTTTCGAAGGACCAGATTTTTAAAACTgtctatagaaaaaaaaattaa
- the LOC126734156 gene encoding peroxidase-like — translation MTLQKILSLVFLATVTYAKPQSYHQDLFLQRISPSPQGSGTIYGGTIIDNHLYNQAPGRNSIPISSSPGFSTQPQVAAPIQFNGGYSGGFGGGSGFQFSQSYNPVPQPQAVQDPATLGCGQPPAFCPKTRYRSYDGSCNNLRNPGLGIPQTTYNRLLPAKYGDGISTPTAAKSGNALPSARTVSVTVYPDVPIEDPIWTLNAMQYGQIITHDMSMIVGSTQTQPHSTRCCSPDGQLLELANSPDHCFPIVVPIDDPVYSQQNTRCMNFVRTITDKDRRCIGDHQPAEQLTAVNHYLDLSIVYGNSDQVNQQVRAFQGGRLISEQRNNQEWLPRNQNASGVCTLLDPNEPCYAAGDVRVNQNPQLTLLQTLLLREHNRIADTLQKLNPHWDDETTFQEARKINIAQHQHISYYEWLPIFIGTENSLKNRILYKTKDYVNDYDPSVNPTILNEHATAAFRFFHTLIAGQLDLVSEHRNSYGNIRISDWFNRPAILEQGNSFDELTRGLGTQPELAADFYHTREITQNWLRQPGQQVGQDLKAICIQRNRDHGLASYNDYRHFCGLPKAHSFQDFSDVISKDNVERLASLYEHPDDVDLTVGGSLEAIVPGTLAGPTFLCILTEQFFRTRVGDRFWYENSGEIGFTLPQLNELRKASISRIMCDNTANVRAMQPRGFERISHTNAVVPCEALPVVDLSLWKDLNGGGVAAHLPSTGFADDSSLYFKK, via the exons ATGACCCTGCAGAAAATCCTGTCGCTGGTGTTCTTGGCTACCGTAACCTACGCAAAACCACAATCGTACCATCAGGACTTGTTTTTGCAAAGAATAAGTCCAAGTCCTCAGGGATCTGGTACTATCTATGGAGGTACCATTATAGATAACCACCTGTATAACCAAGCCCCTGGTAGAAACTCGATACCCATTTCATCTTCACCGGGATTCAGTACCCAACCTCAAGTAGCAGCACCCATTCAGTTTAATGGAGGATATTCTGGAGGTTTTGGAGGTGGTTCTGg TTTTCAATTTAGTCAGAGTTACAATCCAGTACCTCAGCCTCAAGCCGTCCAGGATCCAGCTACCTTAGGCTGCGGACAACCTCCAGCTTTTTGCCCAAAAACAAGATACCGTTCCTACGATGGATCTTGCAATAATTTAAGAAATCCAGGTTTGGGAATTCCGCAGACCACATACAACAGATTGTTACCCGCTAAGTATGGAGATG GAATCAGTACTCCCACCGCTGCTAAAAGTGGAAATGCCCTTCCTAGTGCAAGAACTGTCTCTGTCACTGTATACCCAGATGTACCTATTGAAGACCCTATCTGGACTCTAAATGCTATGCAGTATGGACAAATTATTACTCACGATATGAGTATGATTGTTGGTAGTACCCAAACTc AGCCCCATTCTACTCGTTGTTGTTCCCCTGATGGTCAGCTATTAGAACTTGCCAATAGTCCTGATCATTGCTTCCCAATTGTAGTACCTATTGATGATCCCGTTTATTCTCAACAAAATACTAGATGTATGAATTTTGTAAGGACTATTACTGATAAGGATAGAAGATGTATTGGAGATCATCAACCAGCTGAACAG CTTACTGCAGTAAATCACTATTTGGACCTTTCCATCGTCTATGGCAACAGCGATCAAGTCAACCAGCAAGTCCGTGCTTTTCAAGGTGGTAGACTCATCTCAGAGCAGAGAAATAACCAAGAGTGGCTACCCAGAAACCAAAATGCTTCAGGTGTTTGTACTCTTCTGGATCCTAATGAGCCTTGCTATGCTGCTG GTGACGTAAGAGTTAACCAAAACCCTCAATTAACTTTACTACAAACTTTACTTCTAAGAGAACACAATAGAATTGCTGATActttacaaaaactaaacccTCACTGGGATGATGAGACTACCTTCCAAGAAGCTAGGAAGATCAACATTGCTCAACATCAACATATTTCTTACTATGAATGGTTACCTATCTTTATCGGTACAGAAAATTCTCTGAAGAATAGAATTTTGTATAAGACCAAAGATTACGTGAATGATTATGATCCAAGTGTTAATCCTACTATTTTGAACGAGCATGCAACCGCTGCTTTTAGGTTTTTCCATACACTTATCGCTGGACAGTTAGA TTTAGTAAGTGAACATAGGAACAGCTACGGCAATATCAGAATTAGTGACTGGTTCAATAGACCAGCCATCTTGGAACAAGGTAACTCATTTGATGAACTCACACGAGGATTGGGAACCCAACCAGAGTTGGCTGCTGATTTTTACCATACCAGAGAA attacgCAAAACTGGTTAAGGCAACCTGGTCAACAAGTCGGTCAAGATTTAAAAGCAATTTGTATCCAAAGAAACAGAGATCATGGTTTGGCTTCATACAATGATTACAGACACTTCTGTGGACTTCCAAAGGCTCATTCTTTCCAAGATTTCTCAGATGTAATATCCAAAGAT AATGTAGAAAGGTTAGCATCACTTTACGAGCATCCAGATGATGTAGATCTCACAGTAGGTGGATCTCTGGAAGCTATTGTACCGGGAACATTAGCGGGACCAACATTCCTTTGCATTTTAACCGAGCAGTTCTTCAGGACTAGAGTTGGCGATCGATTCTGGTATGAAAATTCCGGTGAAATCGGTTTTACCCTGCCGCAACTTAATGAGCTTCGAAAGGCGTCGATTTCCAGAATAATGTGCGATAATACCGCAAACGTTAGGGCCATGCAACCAAGAGGTTTTGAAAGAATTTCTCACAC aaatgCCGTTGTACCTTGTGAGGCTTTACCTGTAGTAGATCTTTCACTGTGGAAAGACCTTAATGGTGGAGGTGTTGCAGCTCATTTACCTAGTACAGGATTTGCAGATGATTcatcattatattttaagaaataa